gtggcggatccagaaattttcaaaagtgggggcccactgactgacataagagggggcccgctccggtcacgcttaagtgattctctatataagcaaccaaattttttcccgaaaaggggggggggccggggcccctgccccccccccaaaaaaaaaaatccgcctATGCTCTTAGTGCGTAAGTAAGGGGTGTTAGAAGattgttgtaaatttttctaaTTTGTAGGAGACCTTGCCATCATAACTTGAAGTTCTACGCGGaaaaggaacatatatatatacatatatattgttttacatctgtccGTCCATCCGGTAGTCAGTCACTAGTGATTGTATATTGTTGACAGGGTGGATTTAGGCGGTTTCTGCTagaaactttaatttctcgctaAATTTACCTCAGAATAGTTCGAAATACCTACATTGCACCCctttagaagaatatttcaataattttacctCAAAATTTTTTCACCTCACTCCGCTCGGCGAATATATAAtttgcgccccccccccccccccccttatctgaaatcctggatccgcccctgaatttACAGCTAATGATCTCAAGACAATATTAATTTTCTAGAAACAGTTTAAAATTTTTTATTCTAGAACTAGCAAAAAATAGTAAAGAGTACCAACATCAAGAAACAAAGCTAAAGTAATTGTCCATTCACCAGGAAACTCTTGTTttaccccttttttgccccttattcatAAACAGATTGAGTCATAACTCCACAACTCCAATCCTAACCATCCTTTTGTGGTGTGGAAAATTTCAGGCAATTCTATACACtgttccacaagttattgtctggacactagaaaaatgcttatttgggccctttttagggactaacccccaaaatcaatccaaaccttcctttttgtggtttcaaactttctgttaaaattttaaagatttataatgACTAATACTTAAGGGACGACATGAAAAGtttaatgtaggataaaaaaaaacttaattcacatatttttttactaacccccccccccccctaaacccccctcttaacttaatttggggaaaattgattgaccaataaggatatatataaaatcgataaaatcgatgtcaattaaacaaaacttgcagcaaatttgaccccccccccaagaaaaaaaactatttgaattaagttttttttatccttcattgactTTTTTATGCCTTCCCCAAGTTACTGGCAAATTTctatttaagttaaatttattggcaaatttccaattatacttaagttattggcaaatttccaatgaagttattatactgaagttattggcaaatttGCAATGGAGTTTATcaataatgaaattatatatattggcaaatttcaaaTACACATATTTAAAATTAGTGTGAAGTAGTTCAAATATTacttttggattacctcccttacactgctttcaCATTGTCTTAACTGTCCTTTAAGCATAAGAAAAAacttgttttcccccttttttaccCTAATTCATAAatagtttgagccataacccccaaagtcaATCCTAACCATTATTTAGTAGTATGGAATCTTGTGGcataatttcagaaagattcataCACTTTCTTGTCGTCCCTTAAGTATTAGTCATTATAGAAGCTCTGATTgatctgattcctttcacggatttggctatactttttggacctttttggattacagctcttcatcttttatataagctttggatttcaaatattttggccacgagcatcactgaagagacatgtattgtcgaaatgcgcatctggtgcaagaaaattggtaccgttaatgttattacaccagctattgtcttgaaactacaaaaatgcttgttttggcccttCATTCCttgactgtttgccccataacccttaaaataaatcccaacctacTACTTATAATattaacattgtggtacaatttcagagcaattgaaatacttgtacacaaCTTCAATTAGATtgacacaacttattgtcctaaAACtggataaatgcttgttttgggcccctttgtgccctaattcctaaacctttgggaccataacccaaaaatcaatcccaagcttccttttgtgatTATAAATATTGATGACAAGGACGACGTGATATCAATATAAGACGGCAAaaattttgcggttgtataaaatttcatagttttgtaacaggaaatttataaaatgaccatataattgatattcatgtcaacaccgaagtgctgactactgggctggtgataccctcggaaaaACGTCCACCAACAGAGGCATCAacccaatggtgtaaatagttatcaaaggtaccaggattataatttaatacgccagacgcacttttctctacataagactcatcagtgacgctccgatCAAAATAGtgataaatccaaacaagtataaagttgaagagcattgaggatccaaaattccaaaaggttgtgccacatacgactaaggtaatctattcctcggataagaaattccttagtATTTCGATATAAActaagttttgtaacaggaaatttataaaattgaccatataattcatattcatgtcaacaccgaagtgatgactactgggctggtgataccctcgtggaatGCATTcaatatagtcaccaaattttgaattatttagtgagcgAACaacatctatatagcggaaagtaaagttaaatgatattgctaacttcttatctttcttcctaagaatttCCTGTATGAAGtaagcctcataataataaacaaacaagtcGGCAacaagaggggcacaattggttcccattggaatgccgacaatctgttgaaaaacacatcatccaaacgtaacaaatatgttgtcaatcaagaaatcaagcatcttgattatGTCAGTTTCATAGAATTTTtgttgaatcagagtgattttttacaaagtatgatttatccccccccccctcGAGTTctacatctttggttgaaattccaaaggaacatagaacagccctatgattatccaggatttccttaTTGTAatgtgtcgtgagggtatatgttaagtttccaagtgaattgcaAATATCTAATTCATTTaggagggtctggatgggggggggggtctgttattctgtaaacatttaattttcatcccttttttctttaatcttcaaaaaataagtcttttctttaaaagtgatttttttatgcattattcTCTTATTTTTTCCCCAGTTTTCtttaatcttaaaaaaaagagtaaaaaacattcttttaaatgaacgAGAACAGTGATTTTCAAACAACAGCAaggttttcatttgttttaaaagaatGACGTGTTGATGTGTATTGTTCTGCATGATTTAAGTGCTAGTTCCTTGAAGTAACAAGTCCAAGTTCCCATCAGTTCTTTCCAGTGATTTtgacaacatataaaaaagaagatgtggtgtaattgccaatgagacaactctttaaaagagaccaaatgacacagaaattaacaactataggtcactgtacggcattcaacaatgagcgaagccaataccgcatagtcagctataaaaggctcccaaatgacaaatgtaaaacaattcaaacgagaaaactaacaataCAGTTTCATTGTGCCTTTTtgaaagagttgtctcattggcaattacaccacatcttctttttatacatgtatatgcagttgtcCCATTGGGTTGCTCCAACAGACTGTCATGTGCATATTTGGTGTCCTAGTAGCGGATCCAGGAGGGAGTCCCAGGTTTGAAACCATCCCTTTTTGTTTGACAACTAATGCTTTTGTatgggacatatggttggaaccccctttttaataATGACTGGATCCGACCCTGTGTCCGCTGGTTATGCTGCCTTGAATGGACCCTGGTGCTTCCATTGATGGATGTTCACgattattattatttgataaccaaaaCTTAACCAAATTCACTTGATACAGTTGTTTCCGCACGTTTATTTTTTGTTAGCAATCATCGTGTCTTTTAAAAATACTATGATAAATATAAGGTATATGATGTATAACACGCACTGCATATATTGCCGTCTCTTTTAATTGTCATATTAACGGTTTGACAACACgatgatttattaaaataaacttttaacagGTCAAGAGCATTGTTTGATCTTAGCCGCCTACTTAACAGGCCCGTAGAAATACATGCAATAATCcttgaatttgtttatatttcaatttaCATAGTGTCCCTCTCAGTAACAAATCTTTCCTGGCTTCGGAACTGCGTATTGGTGATCACGAACAATCATTATTTTGTTTGTCAGGTTTATAATTTATAACATGCTTTTCAATGCCAAACGCAATGTAAATCCTCAATAGATGATCATAGACgtttttaaaatatctatttaaaTGTCTTAAACTATTCATGTTATTAGCTTTAATGTATTTCGGAACACAGTAACATTAAGTAAGACTTCTGTATATATATACGTATGCCTCTTTAAAACTCAACCTTTTTCTTGTATTTACCCTGCAGTTATTCTAACACTAAATACTATTTATTAGCATACTGTCATAGAGGAGATATGGAATCAGTCTATTATTTCAGGAGCATGTAAAAATGTGAACACGTAATTTTTGGCGCTTggtaattataacatgtataatgcagTGCCGGCCCTGGTttaattaggcagcaaccatttgattttccatagtcggatttagggggggccagggggcccggccccccccccccctttttgagaaaaaaattggttgcttaaatagggaatcattgaagcgtgactggagcgggccctcTCTTAGGTCAGtaagtgggcccccacttatgaaaatttctggatccgccactgttttcTGGGGTGGGGGGCTATAggtttttttctggacaaatttttttccCCACCTGCttcaaaaaaaatctatttttttcgcgacaagtcgcaaggtcgtttttaagggaaatgtacaggtcgcaggtcgtttttccCAACATAGAGAACGGAAGACAGTCGGAGGTCgttatttttccaaatttttcaggtcgcaggtcgtttttagaAGGCCCTCAGGTCGGAAGTCACCGCTAAAAAGCCcagaggtcgcaggtcgtttttgacCCTCAGGGAGCCTGCAGTCTGTTATCACAAAACCAAAAAAGGTTTACCAagtttgttttcacttttatatttttataatgataattttgataattttctttaaattttaagaaggAAAAATTCTGTAAACACTTAATTTTTagcgttttcttttattaattattcAATATTCGTGATATTtttagaccacgcatttctctaatctttatttttttggcccgttattctctatcttcattttttaagggcattattctctaatcattTAACCCAATCCAAACCCTCATTTAGCAAGCAGTTTATGTATTAATgagatttacacacaaaaacgatttgtttggggctttatctgcagggacaacaacatatttgtcatggggGTAGGACAAGTGTTTTCCAACATTTGGGTCTATAAAGATTGATGTAGCATGGTTATTGATAGAGACATTTAGTTTCtttaaaagttttgatttgtatcaacgacctcataGCCTTAATTCATTTGGAAAAAGCATCTACATCTTCTTTCTCGCGTTTAGGCCATTGCCTGGCATTATCCAATGGATGTACTTCTACCAGTCATAATTAAAGAGTCATATGACCTTCGTCTTAAAACTCAAAGTCGGAATCACTTAAATCTACCAACATAAAAAGTTCCAAGATTGTACTAATGTTAATGGGATCTGGCAGTGGACATGGTTTTGGAAGTGAAATGAAGTATAATTGAGTGTTAATTGTTCAATTTCATGATTATTAGGCTTTAAAAAAGACTGGATAAGTAGGAACTATTACTGTGTATAAGAAGTTATAAACTTCGAACTAAGATTTTGTGCTATTGAAGGGATTGTTTGATCCCACTTTATACTACtagtatattgttttttttattgaaataactGCTAAGTCGTCTTCtctcaactttttcattgttCTTCAATGTAATTAACAGTATAAAGTTTACTGCACCAGATGAGCAATCcaacaatcaatgtctcttcagtgatgctctaatccaacatatttgaaaataaataaattaactcAAATTTGATAAGCTTATAAAACTTTAGGGGACCAAAAGGTAAAGCCAAATTCTGACAAGACACCAGTTCTATGCATGAGGGAGATGCAGTTCTGTCTGTCAGttctaaattcaaaatgataTCAAAAATTGAATGACAGCAATTTCAATTAAACAATATCTGTATTATAATGCCAGTACAAAAGTACTGGCTATTGGTGGCAGTGATATCCTCAGGGACTAACAACTGATAATTAAATATTGGTTTTTGGCTCTGTGAAATGATAAAAGACacatatattgttttaatttttaaagaaacttcAACATTTATATGAGAAAACTATAGTAAATTTGTATGACTTAAAAATTACAGTGATCTTGTGCtaagaaaatttgtaaaagtgaaaaATGATAGTACATATAAGAAAGACATGCATTTTGCACAATTATAGTAGtaaattggaatgattttattttaacatcTTAACTGATTTTTCAGTTGTTTAATATTTAGCTTGATGGAAAATAATTCTAAATGATAgaatatttaatacatttttttcaaataatttcaatattaaacTAGATTGCAAGTTCGATAATATTCTTAGGAATATCCCGTCTTAATTTTTTCCCTTTCTCCTGAATAACACATTCTGAATATCAATAACTAGTGACAACAACTAATTCTAGCAGAGGTGctgtataaaatttaaattctaTGTTTGACGATTTATCAAGATTTAGCCTTGTCCTCAGCATTGGGTTCTATGTTCTTTTCCTGAGATCCATTTAATTGTTGTAATTCTAATCGTGTTTCTCGGCTAGATTGTAGCAATTCTTGTAGTTGAGAGTACAGCGAATCATTTCTACTTTCAATGTTGGTCATCCATGTGTCTAGTTCATCCATAGTCTTGTTTAGATTTTCATATTCTGAAAATACAGTTTAGAAATAGTCATAAAGAAgttaaaaattgattttaaaaagaaattataagagAAAGCTTTCAAAATCACATAATTCAGTTTGAGTTACAATTTTATTTCCCTTGGTGTCCATAATGGAGGACACACAAGTAAAAGTAGTGTCTGTACTAGCAAGTCTGAGAAGAAACATGTACTAAACTGAAGAGAGAAATATGCATCtctgaaagaaatattttttacttcagaaaacaacattttctaaagTCTAGTGGTCTAAAGTAATTTTGTTGATTTGCTAATAATTTTATAATCACAACTTTTTGTTTCCCATTTATATGAACATGTACAATAGTTTTGTTACTATtttatttggttgatatatatatttaaaaaatgtatgaacaTAGAATAATACTGTTAATTAAATCTCCAGAAATTTGAAGTTTCCATTACAAAAGAAAagaaccaaataaacaaataagccTGTTACtatcatacccgtagccaggggggtcttgaaaacaaataatgactgttaaagtcaaagttctgttcgaattgtgactgttaaagtcaagtttTTGAGGCCAAAtaacccccctttggaaattcctggctacgggcctgactATTCTTTTGATTTAGTGGTGCAAATACATTTGTACCAAGTTGCTTAAAATCCGACCAGAAATCTCCcaacaaaataattaatatatttgttgaaaaaaaaacaaacaatgttgTGAATGAAATATTTAGTAGGAAATCGAAGTGACCAATGTTTTTGGCCCTgatgtcctgaacatgcatgaaatatttgccactggatgttaagcaaccaacaatcaatcaccCTAAGGCCTTTTACTGTAAAAATGTATATAGCATTTTTCTCAATTTAGTTTTTGATGATAAAGGACATGATGAATTTCTAAAAAGTTAAATCAGTGTAGAAAAAGTCAAACACAACATAATAGGtaagaaaacacaaaaaatgaatttgtattTATTGAAATGATCAATCTGTTtgaaattgtacaaaaaaaacaaattttaggaaagttatatataaatgtgaaatgttttgtaaatatatgATAATAAGACAACTCAATGGCAGGGTATTGATTGttttaaccagagacatatatacatgtgtgTATATACATCTCTGTTTTAATAAGttgttttattatgttatattatGTTATAATGATATGTCGCTTTAAATACGGTTGTGGTGCACCTTGTGTTTCTAAATCAGTAAATGAAATtactaattataaaaataagataaagataaagatattttatatCCTAATCATACTAGGGCTTTCGAGACGCGACGGCCATACTTCCATGACGGCCCTAGGATGTGTCGGCCATACCGTCATATCGTCCATGGGACATATCGGCCACACATTGTGAGACGTATCGTtaacacttttaattttttttttattgagtttattacataaaatataatacgaaaaataagtatttgttcataataataacataaatatgaTTGTGTAGTACTTTTTTCTGTACAGAAGAACTTATTTattcttgtaagagttatctttgcTTGATCATCATCGCTCGTGTTAACAACTTGTTGCTGCCATatattatgtaagtatattgattattTCTTCATTATCAGTTGTAAACATTTTTTGCAGAATCATTTTTATTGtaatgacgttacgcacggtatgaGAACCTCATAAATcgacgattttgacgttgttccacgGAAAGTTTCAAATGTTGACCTTATATTCTACTCATTTGAAAATGCCGCTTAAAGTAAAGAGATGTCCGAAGttgcttctttatatggttttattttttcgggacatgtataatttttctgatattattaaaatccaTTTTCGTCCATAATATCTTATGAAagtgaagacagaaaaaaaaattacgggTTGAGCAGCTAATTgggacattttttctcttttttatttaaactctttTGACTTCtcttaaaatcaaaaacgtctgTTACTTCATTTTAggttaaatgtatacaaaacaattgcaaaatttttagcAATTCTACTTACTAATGAATCCGCACTGGGATTTTAAAGactcacataaaacaaaattgtaacagcgggacacccttgaaatgacgttataggcatcgaaatgagcaaagtttttcattaaaaaatagacaaagcacaaaatcatctatgttattgatttctgtggtttatttcctttcgaatgatatgcatAACATGGATATCAATTGTATAGGATAAGAGCTTGGATTTGAATAACCCGCCTTCTAACCCATATTTccaaagtgacaccaatatcgtgcgcAACGTCATTGTGATATAAAGgcatcatattttat
This sequence is a window from Mytilus edulis chromosome 1, xbMytEdul2.2, whole genome shotgun sequence. Protein-coding genes within it:
- the LOC139482683 gene encoding bublin coiled-coil protein-like; this translates as MAEGDLGKSESDQNDKQDNVNDPIAELEEMSLNPNADIECLVEDATNEYENLNKTMDELDTWMTNIESRNDSLYSQLQELLQSSRETRLELQQLNGSQEKNIEPNAEDKAKS